One stretch of Marinobacterium iners DNA includes these proteins:
- a CDS encoding phage tail protein: protein MGGSSSVTVGYKYYLGAHMVLCHGPIDKIVKIDVGGKEAWIGEATANTAASARVTIDKPKLFGGDKREGGIQGDIDVLSGHPDQAKNDYLLAKIGSAVMSAYRGVTSVVLRQCYLGVNPYLKPWKFTAQRIHVRGDGSEQWYPEKAEVGSYSFSQAAPAYVDPLTSLDGFDVSYGSMSSFVIQDGHLTNTPDSGATSGIVKSIGPFQSYLGFKIQFRVNFLGQDDAGGFSSGPIGMQSSRQPSVDPQKRVQINGAQNQLGVMLLDGPPDIGVWYEIEAFVNPDGLDQTVILRREGVEVDRNESVPFQTSSAVSAIGFTQENLFPGGSTTWRNLEIWATNSGSQGDMNPAHIIRECLTDSIWGRGLPESEIGPSFATAADQLHAEGLGLSFLWTDEAPIEDLIGEVLRHIDAVRYEDPETGLQELKLIRGDYDIPSLPVLDHSNSEVTKFEVPALSELTNQVTVKYWNRETDNDAAITVQDTAAITMVGTVINQTYEYPGITNDMVAGMVATRDLMATSRPFARGTVVTNRTVANLKPGDVFVLNDPDNGIDAMVCRVAKRSDSGALNGEITIEFGEDVFGSEFSAFTTPTASGWAPIVGSAANFPYQTAFEVPYVHLVRRVGDSYIGDVAADIGYVGFIGAEPENTNHLNYDLFVYPDGTTLPTETTSAVEGDFGFAAVTAAGADPDASTVSIAAYAGLTVVPAGEFVLIGTGADGSREIAALAADLTPGDTSISLHRGVADTIPRLITATTPIFLFHKDYSYSSREFVTGEVAEVYGRPSTGQSDFTGPYTYHDIEITNRVNLPYPPANVKLNDTYVFSGDPLMPSKIVLTWSHRDRGLQSNLPVSWFDAGHYGPEAGVSYRVEVDLLDASKAVLQAKFIDRLVGPASTETLDFSIDVPDADTEFLEVRVYSARDGLDCLQPFTATVALLKAPADLTAANITVGYGTNYGGAYGG from the coding sequence GTGGGCGGCAGCAGCAGCGTAACGGTTGGCTATAAATACTACCTCGGGGCTCACATGGTCCTGTGCCACGGACCGATCGACAAGATCGTGAAAATCGACGTGGGCGGTAAAGAGGCGTGGATAGGAGAAGCAACAGCCAATACGGCGGCATCTGCTCGCGTGACCATCGACAAGCCAAAACTGTTCGGCGGGGATAAGCGAGAGGGCGGCATCCAGGGCGACATTGATGTCCTATCCGGCCACCCGGATCAGGCCAAAAACGATTACTTGCTGGCCAAGATCGGCTCCGCCGTGATGAGCGCCTATCGCGGCGTCACATCCGTGGTGCTGCGTCAATGTTACTTGGGCGTGAACCCGTATTTGAAGCCCTGGAAGTTTACCGCGCAGCGCATTCATGTTCGGGGGGATGGATCTGAGCAGTGGTATCCGGAGAAGGCGGAAGTGGGGTCTTATAGTTTCTCTCAGGCAGCGCCAGCTTACGTCGATCCGCTGACCAGTCTGGACGGGTTCGACGTCTCCTATGGCTCTATGTCCTCCTTCGTGATTCAAGACGGCCATCTCACCAATACGCCTGATAGTGGAGCAACGTCAGGCATTGTTAAATCAATCGGTCCATTCCAGTCCTATCTGGGCTTTAAGATACAGTTCCGAGTCAACTTTCTCGGGCAAGATGACGCGGGTGGTTTTTCCTCAGGGCCCATCGGCATGCAGTCTTCTCGACAGCCGTCGGTTGACCCTCAGAAAAGGGTTCAGATAAACGGAGCCCAGAATCAACTCGGCGTAATGCTCCTGGACGGACCTCCGGATATAGGCGTGTGGTACGAAATAGAAGCATTTGTTAATCCCGATGGGCTTGACCAAACGGTTATCCTTCGCCGAGAAGGAGTGGAGGTTGACCGAAACGAATCTGTACCGTTTCAGACTTCCAGCGCCGTAAGCGCGATAGGATTCACCCAAGAGAACTTGTTTCCCGGTGGCAGCACAACGTGGCGGAATCTTGAAATCTGGGCGACAAATAGCGGCTCCCAGGGAGACATGAACCCGGCTCACATCATCCGCGAATGCCTGACAGACAGCATCTGGGGCCGAGGCTTGCCGGAGTCTGAAATCGGCCCTTCCTTCGCTACAGCTGCGGACCAGCTACACGCTGAAGGCCTTGGTTTGTCCTTCCTGTGGACCGATGAGGCGCCGATCGAGGACTTGATCGGTGAGGTGCTTCGCCATATCGACGCGGTGCGATATGAAGACCCTGAAACGGGTCTTCAGGAGCTGAAATTGATCCGTGGGGATTACGACATCCCGAGCTTACCGGTGTTGGACCACTCCAACTCGGAGGTCACCAAGTTCGAGGTGCCGGCGCTGTCCGAGCTGACCAATCAGGTCACGGTCAAATATTGGAACCGCGAAACGGACAACGACGCGGCGATTACCGTGCAGGACACGGCGGCAATCACGATGGTTGGAACGGTCATCAACCAGACCTATGAATATCCCGGCATCACGAATGACATGGTCGCCGGCATGGTCGCTACACGGGACCTCATGGCGACCAGCCGCCCGTTTGCACGCGGTACGGTGGTAACCAATAGGACCGTCGCCAACCTCAAGCCGGGGGATGTGTTCGTTCTGAACGACCCCGACAACGGTATCGACGCGATGGTCTGCCGCGTGGCGAAGCGATCAGACAGCGGCGCCCTCAACGGTGAGATCACCATCGAGTTCGGGGAGGACGTGTTCGGGTCCGAGTTTTCCGCATTCACGACCCCCACAGCTTCAGGATGGGCACCGATTGTCGGCAGTGCGGCCAATTTCCCGTACCAGACCGCGTTTGAGGTTCCTTACGTTCACTTGGTACGTCGGGTGGGCGACAGCTATATCGGGGACGTGGCCGCCGACATCGGCTACGTCGGTTTCATAGGTGCAGAGCCTGAGAACACCAACCACCTGAACTACGATCTGTTCGTGTACCCGGATGGCACTACGCTACCTACGGAAACGACCAGTGCGGTTGAGGGGGATTTCGGCTTCGCGGCTGTAACAGCCGCCGGTGCTGATCCGGACGCATCCACCGTTTCTATCGCCGCTTACGCCGGACTGACAGTGGTGCCTGCTGGGGAATTTGTCTTGATCGGAACCGGCGCGGACGGCAGTCGTGAGATCGCGGCACTGGCCGCCGACCTGACGCCTGGCGATACTTCAATATCCCTGCATCGCGGTGTTGCCGATACGATTCCCCGTCTGATCACAGCCACTACGCCGATATTCCTGTTCCATAAAGACTACAGCTACTCCAGCCGTGAGTTTGTAACAGGAGAGGTGGCCGAAGTGTACGGGCGCCCAAGCACCGGGCAGAGCGACTTCACAGGCCCGTACACATACCACGACATTGAGATCACCAACCGGGTGAATCTGCCGTATCCGCCTGCGAACGTGAAGCTGAATGATACCTATGTGTTCTCAGGCGATCCGCTCATGCCGAGCAAGATCGTTCTGACGTGGAGCCACCGCGACCGAGGCTTGCAGTCTAACCTCCCGGTGAGCTGGTTTGACGCCGGACACTACGGCCCTGAGGCTGGAGTGTCGTACCGAGTTGAAGTTGATCTGCTGGATGCCTCCAAGGCCGTCCTGCAAGCCAAGTTCATTGACAGGTTGGTTGGGCCGGCATCGACTGAGACTTTGGACTTCTCGATTGACGTTCCTGATGCGGATACCGAGTTCCTGGAGGTTCGTGTCTACTCGGCACGTGACGGCCTCGACTGCCTGCAGCCGTTCACCGCGACCGTGGCGCTGCTCAAAGCCCCGGCGGACTTGACTGCGGCAAACATCACTGTCGGCTACGGCACAAATTACGGAGGTGCGTATGGCGGTTGA
- the arsJ gene encoding organoarsenical effux MFS transporter ArsJ — protein MLSRLSPAIRQYLVVTGNYWAFTLTDGALRMLVVLHFHGLGYSPLEIALLFLFYEIFGVITNLVGGWLGAHLGLNRTMNIGLALQVIALTMLLVPAAWLTVPWVMAAQALSGIAKDLNKMSAKSSIKLLVPADAQGTLYKWVALLTGSKNALKGVGFFLGGALLMWLGFAGAVAAMAAALTLVWLSSLVLLKQDLGKAKHKPKFRDIFSKSCAINILSAARMFLFGARDVWFVVALPVFLSQTLGWNHSQTGGFLALWVIGYGMVQALAPRLTGKAAGKVPDGAAAVVWVALLALLPALIALGLLYELNPAAVLIGGLLLFGAVFAVNSSLHSYLIVSYAGSDGVSLDVGFYYMANAMGRLIGTLLSGWVFQLAGMGSSGLQACLWISTAMLVTTLLISLGLPRLKGPDLARR, from the coding sequence ATGCTGAGCCGGCTTTCCCCCGCCATCCGCCAGTATCTGGTGGTCACCGGCAACTACTGGGCCTTTACCCTGACCGACGGCGCCCTGCGCATGCTGGTGGTGCTGCACTTTCACGGTCTGGGCTATTCTCCGCTGGAGATCGCACTGCTGTTTCTGTTCTACGAAATCTTCGGCGTGATCACCAATCTGGTGGGGGGCTGGCTCGGAGCCCACCTGGGTCTCAACCGCACCATGAATATCGGTCTGGCGCTGCAGGTGATCGCCCTGACAATGTTGCTGGTGCCGGCCGCCTGGCTGACAGTGCCCTGGGTGATGGCGGCGCAGGCGCTGTCCGGCATCGCCAAGGATCTGAACAAGATGAGCGCCAAAAGCTCGATCAAGCTGCTGGTACCGGCGGATGCGCAGGGCACACTCTACAAATGGGTGGCGCTGCTGACCGGCTCGAAGAATGCGCTCAAGGGGGTGGGCTTTTTCCTTGGCGGTGCGTTGCTGATGTGGCTCGGCTTTGCCGGGGCTGTGGCCGCAATGGCTGCAGCGCTTACGCTTGTATGGCTGTCGAGTCTGGTGCTGCTGAAGCAGGACCTGGGCAAGGCGAAACACAAGCCGAAGTTTCGCGACATCTTTTCCAAAAGCTGCGCCATCAACATACTGTCGGCGGCACGGATGTTCCTGTTTGGGGCGCGTGATGTCTGGTTTGTGGTGGCCCTGCCAGTGTTTCTGTCGCAGACACTGGGCTGGAATCACAGCCAGACCGGTGGCTTTCTGGCGCTCTGGGTGATCGGTTACGGCATGGTGCAGGCGCTTGCTCCCCGGCTGACCGGCAAGGCGGCCGGGAAGGTGCCTGACGGCGCTGCGGCGGTTGTCTGGGTCGCACTGCTGGCGCTTTTGCCGGCCCTGATAGCGTTGGGACTCCTGTACGAACTGAATCCTGCTGCCGTGCTGATCGGCGGCCTGTTGCTGTTCGGTGCAGTCTTTGCCGTCAATTCGTCGCTGCACAGTTATCTGATTGTGAGTTACGCAGGCAGTGACGGCGTATCGCTGGACGTGGGTTTTTACTACATGGCTAATGCCATGGGGCGTCTGATCGGTACGCTGCTGTCCGGCTGGGTATTCCAGTTGGCAGGTATGGGTAGCAGCGGTTTGCAGGCTTGCCTCTGGATTTCGACCGCCATGCTGGTCACGACGCTATTGATCTCCCTTGGCTTGCCACGGTTAAAAGGGCCTGACCTCGCACGCCGTTGA
- a CDS encoding DUF2793 domain-containing protein, with translation MPAIQGPNLGLNYGWTLGESGWNTGMDANLKKLDALIQLTVLSATSSVPASPTSGDRYIVPAGATGAWAGQDGKIARYNVDTWEFFTASAGWVAQVLNTGHRLRFSGSAWAAPEEVVVLETGSLIKDYAETVNATSGATLDRSTGGIQRLNLGANTTLDLSDLAAGQSVMYRVTGGATYTLSYTGLGAWSDGNVPTLSAIHYLEFVHDGVEVVGFDCGGR, from the coding sequence ATGCCTGCGATTCAAGGCCCGAACCTCGGGCTCAACTATGGCTGGACTCTCGGTGAATCCGGCTGGAACACCGGGATGGATGCCAACCTGAAAAAACTTGACGCCCTGATTCAACTGACGGTGTTATCTGCGACTTCTAGTGTGCCCGCATCTCCAACTTCGGGGGACAGGTACATCGTGCCCGCGGGCGCTACAGGAGCGTGGGCTGGGCAAGACGGCAAGATCGCACGATACAACGTGGATACTTGGGAGTTCTTCACGGCGAGTGCTGGCTGGGTTGCTCAGGTTCTGAACACCGGCCATCGACTTCGATTCAGCGGATCTGCGTGGGCCGCACCTGAAGAGGTAGTCGTGCTGGAAACCGGCAGTCTTATTAAGGATTACGCCGAAACCGTAAACGCCACATCAGGTGCGACACTCGATCGCTCAACAGGCGGTATACAGCGGCTTAATCTTGGTGCGAACACCACGTTAGATCTGTCTGATCTCGCGGCTGGTCAGTCTGTCATGTATCGCGTCACGGGTGGTGCGACATACACGCTCAGTTATACAGGGTTAGGCGCGTGGTCTGACGGAAACGTGCCGACATTATCGGCGATTCACTATTTAGAGTTTGTGCATGACGGTGTTGAGGTTGTTGGTTTTGATTGCGGAGGTCGATAA
- a CDS encoding LamG-like jellyroll fold domain-containing protein — MDNISGGTLIDETGSNDGTIYGATDGPGYLDFDGSDRVDVPTLPAQPQSFSFFVDVTPDSIRTAPYESGVVHMISGYGAVTLIFQSNTIKFYLYDGAFTILQAPAIASAQYKIVAQYTGGVGELYVNGSLADSASGIGIIDYKGDEAGRRLGSNYNNHYNFRFDGKFWEYAEYNRLLTPAEISEHFS; from the coding sequence ATGGACAATATCAGCGGCGGTACGCTTATTGACGAGACCGGGAGTAATGATGGAACTATATACGGCGCTACAGATGGACCAGGGTACTTGGATTTCGACGGTTCTGATCGTGTCGATGTACCAACACTGCCAGCACAGCCTCAAAGCTTTTCTTTTTTTGTTGACGTGACACCAGACTCAATTCGCACCGCGCCATATGAGAGTGGTGTGGTACACATGATCAGTGGTTACGGTGCTGTAACCCTGATATTCCAATCTAATACCATCAAATTTTATTTGTATGATGGTGCATTTACAATATTACAAGCTCCGGCTATAGCAAGCGCACAATACAAGATCGTGGCACAGTATACTGGAGGAGTCGGGGAGCTGTATGTTAACGGCTCCTTGGCTGACTCTGCTAGTGGTATTGGCATAATTGATTATAAAGGTGATGAAGCTGGTAGACGACTAGGTAGCAACTACAACAACCATTACAACTTCAGGTTTGACGGTAAATTCTGGGAGTATGCAGAATACAACCGATTGCTTACTCCCGCCGAAATATCGGAGCACTTCTCATGA
- a CDS encoding ArsJ-associated glyceraldehyde-3-phosphate dehydrogenase yields the protein MTMKVGINGFGRMGRLTMRVLFEHSDIEIVQINDPAGDAATLAHLMNFDSVHGRWQHEALAEGESMLIGSQRIAISRNKSIEETDWSGCDLVIEASGKMKKKEVLQAYLDQGVKRVVVTAPVKQEGVLDLVMGVNDHLFDPAQHRIVTAASCTTNCLAPVVKVIHEQLGIKHGSMTTIHDITNTQTILDAPHKDLRRARACGMSLIPTTTGSATAITHIFPELKGKLNGHAIRVPLANASITDCVFEVARETTVEEVNAMLKAAAEGELKGILGYEERPLVSIDYKTDPRSGIIDALSTMVVNGTHVKLYVWYDNEWGYANRTAELALKVGRA from the coding sequence ATGGGACGCCTGACCATGCGAGTGTTGTTTGAGCACAGCGACATCGAAATCGTACAGATCAACGATCCGGCCGGTGATGCCGCCACATTGGCACACCTGATGAACTTCGATTCTGTGCACGGTCGCTGGCAGCATGAGGCGCTGGCCGAAGGCGAAAGTATGTTGATCGGCTCTCAGCGTATCGCGATCAGCCGCAACAAGAGCATCGAAGAGACCGATTGGTCCGGCTGCGATCTGGTAATCGAAGCCTCTGGCAAGATGAAGAAGAAAGAGGTGCTGCAGGCCTATCTGGATCAGGGCGTGAAGCGGGTGGTGGTCACCGCGCCGGTGAAGCAGGAAGGCGTGCTGGATCTGGTGATGGGGGTGAACGATCATCTGTTTGATCCGGCGCAGCACCGCATCGTCACGGCCGCGTCCTGCACCACCAACTGTCTGGCACCGGTGGTGAAGGTGATTCATGAGCAGCTGGGCATCAAGCACGGTTCCATGACCACCATCCATGACATCACCAATACCCAGACCATTCTCGACGCGCCGCACAAGGATCTGCGTCGTGCCCGCGCCTGCGGCATGAGCCTGATTCCGACCACCACCGGCTCAGCCACCGCAATCACCCATATCTTCCCGGAGCTGAAGGGCAAGCTGAACGGTCACGCCATCCGTGTGCCGCTGGCCAACGCTTCGATCACCGACTGCGTGTTTGAAGTCGCCCGCGAGACAACCGTGGAAGAGGTCAACGCGATGCTGAAGGCCGCTGCCGAAGGCGAGCTGAAAGGGATTCTCGGATACGAGGAGCGCCCGCTGGTGTCGATCGATTACAAGACCGATCCACGCTCCGGTATCATCGATGCGCTCTCGACCATGGTGGTGAACGGCACTCACGTGAAGCTCTATGTCTGGTACGACAACGAGTGGGGCTACGCCAACCGCACCGCCGAACTGGCGTTGAAGGTAGGGCGTGCGTAA
- a CDS encoding tape measure protein has translation MANKDLELALRIKADLQQAIRQIEQLDAALDETTASAGSAGNASRSAAGGIGVLGTSAATNMQRATGATREYDAAIQSATSATHQLQGNTQQLGGGMTALAASVKAVTLTLAAGFGLAQITQASDAWTAYENRLRLVTNTQAALSQSSADVYQIARATSQQLDSTAAVYQRFTQNAERLNITQQESARLTETVSKAIAISGGSAASAEAALVQFGQGLASGVLRGEEFNSVMEQAPGLALALAEGLNVDIGKLREMANEGELTADVLVNALSAAAASVDEQFETRVKTIAQAATEFDTAFTRLVGTLSSGTGAGEAVSTVITDLADLLDVLSDNLDIVDAALETALVLTAGRVVASLTAMTSEGIKNIAMQKAAATAAMQKALADEGAAVAAKTASVAELEKARAAVISAEADVAATAAEVRRTAALAAAATGLSGKAALDVKAAAAVAAHTAAEARLSAALGTRAVASEAAAVATASLTTATAASAAAASAASVATSLLTRAIVGLTAIGGRILAMLGGPLGIVVALGLAATAFIDFGNDAQSGMDRAASATERASLRIRNATRDIIRGLNIPDVKAASFDQLEGGVEQLETMLEQAKETRDYIQQLNDTDIPLWDDSMPTLDEANEKVRSLEAAVAKLRQAQNDSRFDGQKAAGEYLESLQKQNERLQNLTEREQALAFLRKNQIDVNSELAQNILALATANDALRESRGASEDDLSRADRLAKVNTELDNELSRLYMLKPEREAQVQFDRIEEQLLGNKITLSKEEAAALQQKIVLIRQANQVQSEMDRIYTATIGVQTRYNAARQAADRLLSRGVITQEQYNRELTKTRESYLNQIDPMRQINRQIEEQARLLKLPQKEREIEAKMIQLTNQLLREGIDLRKDEAATAALRAALTGNQLEQEAAERRDRIQAMIENMPGTDLELDVFEAMASELRSVWDDTAGEIIHVAARITALNDAFEQGAITGDYYTNQIARLNVETATLMNSLGEGDMGSVLVEGLGQLLDDFTTLEAGFADIFGRGAKGWVDGLADGLARVAVEGASLKEILGNVARTVAIDMISALIRLGVQYLVNQALGTAATTAMMAQQTLAASQVALAWAPAAALASLASFGANAAGANAALVSTNAMAMALAMPAGFANGGYTGPGSKYEPAGIVHAGEYVQPQERMREPGAMAFMEAFRRDGMAALQRFQGYADGGAVSSDALMPPVTHSSGSGRDTIQIMNLLDPDDLAQSALSTPTAVRQIKNIFKAEKSTFRAILEG, from the coding sequence ATGGCCAATAAAGATCTCGAACTCGCACTCCGTATTAAAGCCGACCTGCAACAGGCGATCCGTCAGATCGAGCAGCTGGATGCAGCGCTGGATGAGACTACCGCCAGTGCCGGTTCTGCCGGCAATGCCAGTCGCTCGGCAGCGGGTGGCATCGGCGTACTGGGCACCTCGGCTGCTACCAATATGCAGCGCGCCACAGGGGCGACTCGGGAGTATGACGCAGCGATCCAGTCGGCCACCAGCGCCACCCATCAACTTCAAGGAAATACCCAGCAGCTTGGCGGCGGGATGACCGCTCTGGCCGCCTCGGTGAAGGCGGTGACGCTCACCCTGGCTGCCGGTTTTGGCTTGGCGCAGATCACCCAGGCCAGCGATGCCTGGACTGCCTATGAAAACCGGCTCCGTCTGGTGACCAACACTCAAGCGGCCCTGTCGCAGTCATCTGCAGACGTCTATCAAATTGCACGCGCTACCAGCCAGCAGCTGGACTCCACTGCCGCTGTATATCAGCGTTTCACTCAAAATGCCGAGCGGCTGAATATTACCCAGCAGGAATCAGCACGTCTGACGGAAACTGTCAGCAAGGCAATTGCCATTTCCGGTGGCTCGGCCGCCAGCGCTGAAGCGGCCTTGGTCCAGTTTGGTCAAGGGCTGGCTTCTGGTGTGCTGCGTGGCGAAGAATTCAACTCGGTCATGGAACAGGCCCCAGGCTTGGCGTTGGCACTGGCTGAAGGGCTGAACGTCGATATCGGTAAGCTGCGTGAAATGGCAAATGAAGGCGAGCTGACCGCTGATGTGCTGGTCAATGCCTTGAGCGCAGCAGCGGCCAGTGTCGATGAGCAGTTCGAAACACGCGTCAAGACCATTGCACAGGCTGCAACGGAGTTTGATACCGCATTCACCCGGTTGGTGGGTACTTTGTCCAGCGGTACCGGTGCGGGTGAAGCTGTATCGACCGTCATTACCGACTTGGCCGACCTTCTGGACGTACTCTCCGACAATCTGGATATCGTTGATGCTGCTCTTGAAACTGCGCTTGTTTTGACGGCTGGTCGTGTCGTGGCCTCGCTCACAGCCATGACCTCGGAGGGTATCAAGAATATAGCCATGCAAAAGGCAGCAGCCACAGCAGCCATGCAAAAGGCGCTGGCTGATGAGGGTGCTGCCGTTGCCGCCAAGACCGCCTCTGTAGCAGAGCTTGAGAAAGCACGTGCTGCGGTGATTTCGGCCGAAGCGGATGTAGCTGCCACTGCCGCCGAGGTGCGCCGAACAGCTGCACTTGCAGCAGCGGCCACAGGGCTCAGCGGTAAGGCTGCGTTAGATGTGAAAGCGGCGGCTGCCGTTGCTGCACATACGGCAGCGGAAGCACGATTGTCTGCAGCGCTTGGTACCCGTGCAGTCGCAAGCGAAGCGGCGGCTGTCGCGACAGCGTCTCTGACGACGGCGACAGCCGCCTCTGCTGCAGCCGCTTCAGCAGCCAGTGTGGCTACCAGCCTGTTGACCCGTGCCATTGTCGGCTTGACCGCTATCGGCGGACGTATCCTGGCAATGCTGGGCGGACCCTTGGGCATTGTAGTGGCTTTGGGCCTGGCAGCAACGGCCTTTATCGATTTCGGCAATGATGCCCAGTCGGGTATGGATCGCGCCGCCTCCGCGACAGAACGAGCCAGCCTGCGTATCCGCAATGCCACCCGAGACATCATTCGCGGTCTGAATATTCCAGATGTGAAAGCTGCCAGCTTTGATCAGTTAGAGGGTGGTGTCGAGCAGCTCGAAACGATGCTCGAACAGGCTAAAGAAACTCGTGACTATATCCAGCAGCTCAACGACACCGACATCCCGCTTTGGGATGACAGTATGCCGACCCTGGATGAAGCCAATGAGAAAGTTCGCTCTTTGGAAGCGGCAGTAGCCAAACTTCGCCAGGCCCAAAACGATAGCCGCTTTGATGGCCAGAAGGCAGCCGGTGAGTATCTGGAATCACTGCAGAAACAGAATGAACGTCTACAGAATCTGACCGAGCGCGAACAAGCCCTCGCGTTCCTGCGCAAGAACCAGATCGATGTCAACTCAGAACTGGCCCAGAACATCCTGGCGTTGGCCACCGCCAACGATGCCCTGCGTGAGTCACGCGGTGCCAGTGAGGATGACCTCAGCCGCGCCGATCGCTTGGCCAAGGTCAACACCGAGCTGGATAACGAGTTGTCGCGTCTGTACATGCTCAAACCCGAGCGCGAAGCCCAGGTTCAGTTTGACCGCATTGAAGAGCAGTTGCTGGGCAACAAAATCACGCTGAGTAAGGAAGAAGCTGCAGCCCTGCAGCAAAAGATTGTACTGATTCGCCAGGCCAACCAGGTGCAGTCCGAGATGGACCGTATCTACACCGCCACCATCGGCGTGCAGACCCGCTACAACGCGGCCCGTCAGGCAGCGGATCGACTCCTCTCACGGGGTGTTATCACGCAGGAGCAATACAATCGGGAGCTGACCAAGACCCGCGAGAGCTACCTCAACCAGATCGACCCCATGCGTCAGATCAACCGCCAGATCGAGGAGCAGGCCCGCCTGCTCAAGCTGCCCCAGAAGGAGCGCGAGATCGAGGCGAAGATGATCCAGCTGACCAACCAGCTGCTGCGTGAAGGGATCGATCTGCGCAAGGATGAAGCGGCGACAGCCGCGCTCAGGGCAGCATTAACCGGCAATCAGTTGGAACAGGAAGCGGCAGAGCGCCGGGATCGTATCCAGGCAATGATCGAAAACATGCCCGGCACCGATTTGGAGCTGGACGTTTTCGAAGCCATGGCGTCGGAATTGCGTTCTGTTTGGGATGACACTGCCGGGGAAATCATACATGTAGCGGCGCGTATTACAGCCTTGAATGATGCGTTCGAGCAAGGTGCCATCACGGGCGATTACTACACGAACCAGATTGCTCGCCTGAACGTTGAAACAGCCACCCTGATGAATAGCTTGGGCGAAGGTGACATGGGCAGCGTTCTGGTTGAAGGGCTGGGGCAACTCCTGGATGACTTCACCACACTGGAGGCTGGTTTTGCCGATATATTCGGACGCGGTGCCAAGGGCTGGGTTGATGGGTTGGCTGATGGACTGGCGCGTGTTGCCGTCGAAGGGGCCAGTCTCAAAGAGATTCTGGGTAACGTGGCGCGTACAGTCGCGATTGACATGATCAGTGCACTGATCAGGCTGGGTGTGCAGTATTTGGTCAACCAGGCCTTGGGTACCGCTGCTACTACCGCCATGATGGCGCAGCAAACACTGGCAGCCAGTCAGGTGGCGTTGGCTTGGGCACCTGCTGCAGCGCTTGCATCCTTGGCATCGTTCGGTGCTAATGCGGCAGGCGCGAATGCAGCACTCGTTTCAACAAATGCCATGGCGATGGCATTGGCTATGCCAGCTGGGTTTGCAAATGGGGGCTACACTGGCCCTGGGAGCAAATATGAACCGGCCGGTATCGTCCACGCTGGCGAGTACGTCCAGCCACAAGAACGCATGCGTGAGCCCGGTGCCATGGCCTTCATGGAGGCGTTTCGCCGTGACGGCATGGCCGCACTGCAACGCTTCCAGGGCTATGCCGATGGTGGTGCTGTTTCATCTGATGCCCTGATGCCGCCGGTCACACATTCTTCGGGCAGTGGCCGGGATACGATTCAGATCATGAACCTCCTTGATCCCGATGACCTCGCCCAGTCTGCGCTGTCGACCCCAACGGCCGTGCGTCAGATCAAGAACATTTTCAAAGCGGAAAAAAGCACGTTCCGCGCGATTTTGGAGGGCTGA
- a CDS encoding phage BR0599 family protein: protein MSQFEYSQTGYASRPAELYEFRYGDGASDILCFTSADHDITIGAVTYTSIALERGRITDDGNPDDGNALRLSMPRINPLAELYQIQPPEKTVTIKLKAVQLDDPDQQVLTLWSGRVINMAWEYPAAVVACERISTSLKRTGVRARYTRHCRHVHYGPGCNLVRQDYALSGAIDNIVNKLNLSIPAASGQPDGYYTAGILEFQGAMRLVVGHAGNSVSINRPIMGLQVGDLVTLYPGCDRSATTCAAKFNNVDNYGGFDFIPVDGPFDGNNINSIV from the coding sequence ATGAGTCAATTTGAGTATTCGCAAACCGGCTATGCGAGCCGGCCCGCCGAGCTGTATGAGTTTCGTTATGGTGACGGTGCATCAGATATTTTGTGTTTCACCAGCGCCGATCATGACATCACCATCGGGGCTGTTACCTACACCTCGATTGCACTTGAACGTGGCCGCATTACCGATGACGGTAACCCGGATGATGGCAATGCTCTGCGTTTGAGCATGCCACGCATCAATCCACTGGCCGAGCTGTATCAGATCCAGCCCCCTGAAAAAACGGTCACCATAAAGCTCAAGGCTGTACAGCTGGATGATCCTGATCAGCAGGTGCTGACGCTGTGGTCTGGGCGTGTGATCAATATGGCGTGGGAGTATCCGGCAGCGGTAGTGGCCTGCGAGAGGATCTCTACGTCGTTGAAGCGCACAGGGGTTCGGGCCAGGTATACCCGTCATTGCCGGCATGTCCATTACGGCCCTGGGTGCAACCTGGTGCGGCAGGATTACGCGTTGAGTGGCGCGATTGACAACATCGTCAACAAACTAAACCTGAGCATCCCTGCCGCCTCTGGCCAGCCTGACGGGTACTACACCGCCGGTATTTTGGAGTTCCAGGGAGCAATGAGGCTCGTTGTCGGACACGCCGGTAACTCTGTATCAATTAACCGACCGATCATGGGCTTGCAGGTGGGCGATTTAGTCACCTTGTACCCCGGCTGTGATCGATCCGCCACGACATGCGCGGCGAAGTTCAACAACGTGGATAACTACGGTGGCTTTGATTTTATCCCCGTAGATGGCCCCTTCGACGGCAACAACATCAACTCGATTGTGTGA